From the genome of Winogradskyella forsetii, one region includes:
- a CDS encoding DUF1801 domain-containing protein: MTSDAKTPEDYIAQLPEDRKAPIIKLNNLIKKHMPKGLEAGMGYGMLAYYVPRSIYPDGYHCKPFPPLPFINLASQKNFIALYHSGMYAKKELHDWFVAEYPKHCKYKLDMGKSCVRFKKMDDIPYDLIEELMVKMSVEEWIDIYENAIKK, from the coding sequence ATGACATCAGACGCAAAAACGCCAGAAGACTATATTGCACAACTTCCAGAGGACAGAAAAGCACCAATAATAAAACTAAACAATCTTATTAAAAAACACATGCCCAAAGGCTTAGAAGCTGGAATGGGTTACGGAATGCTAGCCTACTATGTTCCTAGATCCATTTATCCAGATGGTTATCATTGCAAACCGTTTCCACCTTTGCCATTTATAAATCTAGCCTCTCAAAAAAACTTTATCGCACTCTACCATTCTGGTATGTACGCAAAAAAAGAATTGCACGACTGGTTTGTTGCCGAATACCCAAAGCACTGTAAATACAAGTTAGACATGGGAAAAAGCTGTGTGCGATTTAAAAAAATGGATGATATTCCTTATGATTTAATTGAAGAATTAATGGTAAAAATGTCCGTAGAAGAATGGATTGACATTTATGAAAATGCTATAAAAAAGTAA
- a CDS encoding VOC family protein — translation MKKRVTGIGGLFFKTKDPKAAKDWYKKHLGFNTDDYGCTFWWKDKEGNDCSTQWSPFAEDTKYFEPSKKDFMFNYRVENLKELLATLKEEGVTIVGDMEEYDYGKFGWILDNDGNKIELWEPIDTAFQ, via the coding sequence ATGAAAAAAAGAGTCACAGGAATTGGTGGATTATTCTTTAAAACCAAAGACCCAAAAGCAGCAAAAGATTGGTACAAAAAACATTTAGGTTTTAATACGGACGATTATGGTTGCACCTTTTGGTGGAAAGACAAAGAAGGCAACGATTGCTCTACCCAATGGAGTCCATTCGCAGAAGACACCAAATATTTCGAGCCTTCTAAAAAAGACTTTATGTTTAACTATAGAGTTGAAAACCTCAAAGAACTGCTAGCGACCTTAAAAGAAGAAGGTGTAACCATTGTGGGAGACATGGAAGAATACGATTACGGTAAGTTCGGTTGGATACTAGATAACGATGGTAATAAGATCGAACTTTGGGAACCTATAGACACTGCCTTTCAGTAA
- a CDS encoding YtxH domain-containing protein, producing MLDDAKDSARKAGDKISQKANEFSDDAKDFSRDAKKAADDFSNDAKEVFSDGKNVAIIAHITIIGWIIALVMNSSNKTEFGSFYIRQMLGLCLIGIALGWIPIIGFIVGLVLIVAWIMSLIAALGGEMKPTFLLGKQFQDWFKAL from the coding sequence ATGTTAGATGATGCTAAGGATAGCGCAAGAAAAGCAGGCGATAAAATTAGCCAAAAAGCAAATGAATTTTCAGACGATGCTAAAGATTTTAGTCGTGATGCTAAAAAAGCGGCTGATGATTTTAGCAACGACGCCAAAGAAGTATTCAGTGATGGTAAAAACGTAGCAATCATTGCTCACATTACTATTATTGGATGGATTATTGCCCTTGTAATGAATAGCAGTAACAAAACCGAGTTTGGTTCTTTTTATATAAGACAAATGCTTGGACTGTGTCTTATTGGTATAGCTTTAGGCTGGATTCCGATTATAGGTTTTATTGTGGGCCTGGTATTAATCGTAGCTTGGATTATGAGCTTAATTGCTGCACTTGGTGGCGAGATGAAACCAACTTTTTTACTTGGCAAACAGTTCCAAGACTGGTTCAAAGCTTTATAA
- a CDS encoding DUF4199 domain-containing protein has product MKNTVIKYGLYALLSGFVLFGLPFLFGMGVNFEYGELIGYTSMVLSLLFVHFGIKHYRDKVNEGNVSLGKAIGIGMLIALFSAVGVAVFDYIYTTQINPDFAKEYLEYSLNKMEANLSPEEFKIESANLIQQMKDYGSPSLMAFMMFVTVMILGFIISLISGLILQRKKN; this is encoded by the coding sequence ATGAAGAACACAGTAATTAAATACGGCCTCTATGCATTATTAAGTGGGTTTGTACTATTTGGATTACCATTTCTATTTGGAATGGGAGTTAACTTTGAATACGGAGAGCTTATAGGTTACACCTCTATGGTGCTCTCTTTGTTATTTGTCCATTTCGGAATAAAACACTATCGTGATAAAGTCAACGAAGGAAACGTATCTTTAGGTAAAGCTATAGGTATCGGCATGTTAATCGCTTTATTTTCAGCCGTTGGAGTTGCTGTTTTTGATTACATATATACCACTCAAATAAATCCCGATTTTGCAAAGGAGTACTTAGAATATTCCTTAAATAAGATGGAAGCGAATTTATCACCAGAAGAATTTAAAATTGAAAGTGCCAACTTAATTCAACAGATGAAGGATTATGGCAGTCCTAGTCTTATGGCATTTATGATGTTTGTAACTGTAATGATATTAGGATTTATTATATCTTTAATCTCAGGCTTAATCTTACAAAGAAAAAAAAATTAG